From a single Nicotiana tomentosiformis chromosome 2, ASM39032v3, whole genome shotgun sequence genomic region:
- the LOC138905308 gene encoding uncharacterized protein: MYTLPFPQKLYREKLDKQFEKFLDMVRQVNVNLPFIEVLSQMPAYAKFLKEILTKNRKIEETSVVKLTEHCSAILQNKLPQKYGDSGSFTIPYSLGTLNFDKSVCDYAASINLMLLSVYRKLENEIREIRCAPISLQLADQTTIIPEGIVEYVLIWVDKLYFL, encoded by the coding sequence ATGTATActctaccttttccccaaaagctctatagagaaaagctggacaagcagtttgagaaatTTCTAGATATGGtgagacaggttaatgtaaatcTGCCATTCATAGAAGTTCTctcccaaatgccagcttatgccaagttcttgaaggagatccttacaaaaaATAGGAAGATAGAGGaaacctcagtggtcaagctcacagagcattgcagtgcaatattgcaaaataaactcccacaaaagtatgGAGATTCAGGGAGTTTTACGATACCTTACTCTTTAGGCACTCTTAACTTTGATAAATCTGTATGTGATTATGCtgcctcaattaatctaatgTTATTGTCTGTTTATAGAAAACTGGAGAATGAGATCAGAGAGATAAGGTGTGCACCAATATCCTTGCAGCTGGCAGATcaaacaactataatacccgAAGGGATAGTGGAATATGTCTTAATTTGGGTGGATAagttgtatttcctgtag